TGATGTGAGATAAAACGAGACACTGCACTATTTCTGATGAATAAACACAAGATCCACATACATGGAGGAGAAGTTGTCAGAGGTTTCAGAGTTGGACTTTCTATtgctgttagaaaaaaaaaaaaaaaaaaggagtcaaaAGTGAAAAGGTTtgtcccatccaagtgcacaaacacacacacacacacacacacacacacacacatacacacacacacacacacacacaaacacacatacacacatacacagacacacacatcaaTTAATAGTGAACATTAATTCTCATTAACATATTAGAATACACACACATGTCAATTTAGGACGCTGTGGAGAGGTTCTTTGTCCCACCATGACCTTGGACActatgataaaagaaaaaaagaattagaTTGTGGGGATTCACATGAATTGAAGTAACAGAAAAGAAAGTGATGTACAGGAATAGGATGGACTGTTCGGCGCCCTTATTCTGGAAGTATGAATCACATGACCTGCAGTGCGGAAAAATCACATCAGACACAAGTTACTTTCCAACAAATGAAACCATAGCTTGGCTAATTATAAAAGCATATTTTGAGTTACTTTccattaatttcctttttttatatattcaaaagAAATCTGATTGATTTGTGTGGCAAAGACATAAATGtgcaattttaacaaaatatgttttattattattattatttattttttttttcatgaaaagttGTGGACCTGATAACATTTTGGATTTGCGCATGGCCTTTTGTCTTCTTGCTAGACAGGAGAAATAATAGTCATTAGCAAAATATAATGACGTAAAGattattctgataaaaaaaatgtacaagtaTCCATCAGCTCTTTCCCTTTATTTCATCTTACATGGTTTAATACTTCCTGATGAATGCCTATTTGGTTCTTCTTCTCCCTCTTTGGGTTTGTGGGCAACCTGCATTTCTTCATTCTGGGGCTTGGTGACCACCATTGATGTAATCGGTGTGACAAATTTGTACTCCAAAGAAAGATCAAGGGCTTCTTTCTTTGCGTTTTCTTTTTCCAGGTCTTTTAGAAGCACCCTGAGGTGCATAAGAAAAATCaacatgaaaattctgtaatccaACATATAAAATAATCAGTTAAAAGTATGCGTATTTACATTTTCTCCAAAAGCTGCTTCACAGTAAGAAAGGCCCATAATCTTTTAATGAAGTTGTCGTGTTCAGGTCTGTCACTACTGAGGTCCCCTGTAAGCACACTGCTGTTATATACCATCTTAGtacttttctgaaaaataaaaaagaagaatataATTGTCAGAAACCTTGCAGACCTAGTGGATCAAGctacaaaaagaaaaattctgaaaaaaagggaaaattcctGTCAATATTTACTGACCATTAAGTCATTCCAGAcctgaattatatattttttccttttcttttctttttttttttaacacaaaaaagATCATTTCTAAGAATATTCATGTCACgaattacaacctaaacaaaatCTTATAAGAGCGTACGagttggaatgacataagggtgtgTAAATAACTACGGAATCTTTTGATGAACTATATATAAGGGTTTTTTGTGATCGTACCGATAATGCAATGACCTCAGTGGTGAAGCTTTCCAAACTGTTATCAGTGATCTGACCAGCTACAACAATCTCAGAACCATTGTAGTACTGGCTGAAAGTGGATTGGGTTAAATTGGCCACCCCTTGGTAGTTAAGTTGGACATCAGTCAAGAGTGGGATGGCCACTTCCTCGTAGAACCCCTAATAAAATTGTGCAAATACAAGGGCGTacacaataataatttaacatatgTATATGTTTAGTTCTAGGAACAGCACATGGCGTACTAGAAATGACTTAAGCCTGACTCAAACCCAGGTCACTATCCCCATAAGATTTCTTTGATTATATTTGACCTGCAGCTGTAGATCGGCATCAGAATCCTCATAGATCCTGCGACCAACACCATTATTTTCCAACGACAACTTCTTCAGGAACTCAAAGTTGACGTCAAACCCAAATCCCAAACTGTACAAAGGGAATTTTCCACTAATCGCCTTTTTCACATTTTCCAGGATCTTCGCTGGGTCAGTCTCAcctttttacagaaaaaaaaaaatatatattttatgcatggCAATGAAGAAAAATTGAAAGTTTTACTGCTAATAGTGTACTCCGTAATATTTTAGTGTAGTGGATCatacatgcattttttatgtacatatacaatacagtcatggccaaatgTACTGGCAGTGACAAATTTAGTGTTTTGCAAAGAATTTGCTTCAgtatatgtagattttttttcacacgtttctatggtatactggaaaacattgattagcaatattttttaaaggcttttattggcaaCAACATTAACAACACGTTATGCAAAGAGCCCATATGCagtgttcttcataacctctgcgATTCactctggcatgctggatatcAGTTTCTGGGCCAAGTCTTGACCGCTGGCAATCTGCTCTTGACAGATTTTCAGAGCTGATTATAATTTTTGGGCTTCTGCTTATCCATTCACCTtctgaggactgaccacaggttctctatgggattaAGATATGGTGAGTTGCCTAGCAACAGATCCAAAATTTGAATGTACTGATCTCTGAATCACTTCATTATCACCCTTGCCTTGTGGAATGGTGATCAACTTTATCATCCTGAAAAATGCACACCACAACATCTGAAGCAGCACacttttttgtgaaaatatatgTCACTGCCAATAATTTTGTCCAGAACTTCAAGAGTGCATGCAGGAGTGAATCAGTTATTATGTGCCTGTGGTGGGGTCTCCATCAGTCAAAAGGATCAGGATAGATGCCGATCCCTCTTGTGGGTAATTGTTTATCATGTCCACAGCTtttagcactgcatcatttaTGTCTGTGgctaaaaggaaaggaaaaatacatgttacaaataaatgtaatttagtaaACCTAGGGTGGAAGTCTAGGAAGCCTTGATTGTTTTCAATTGTTTCACTGGTATAATCAATCCACTGAAACTATGGAGATCATATGTTTTCTGTATGGTGTCAATAAGGCCATCATTTTTCCTGAGGGTATTTTTCTCATTTATACATGCATTCATTCATCTAGAATGCTTTTGGTCAGTTAGCAGATGGTGGATACTTTACATCCTCCACTATTAATCCTCTTCACAAACATCTTCGCTTCTTCCACGTTTCCTTCAGTTGCTTTTAGGAGTTCAGGTTTCCAGGTTTCAATGTGACCACTGAACGTGATCAATCCGAAGTGGTCATCCTCATCAAGATCACTCAAAATCTTCAGCATAGCCATACGAGTCTAAAATATAATGCTTTCATCAGCTAAAACTAAGGAAAACCATAAATATGTGAAGAATTTCTTCTGTATTATTTGTAAGTTTCAACAATTCACCCAGTAAAACCCAAAGAagcaaattaaaaagaaattcaCCTGCTCTATTTTTTTGCCTGACATAGAGCCACTTTTATCAATGATAAACACCACATTTTTGGGAATGCGCTGAATATCTGTAGGTGCAAAGTAGTGGACGAAGTAGCCATTTgataactgaaaaaagaaaagaatatttGACATGTAGGACTGAGTTCCTACACTCTAACTGAAAATGAATGAGTTGTTTCACTTTATTGCTTTAAACTGCTGTCAGTAAACATGTTGTGGTTGTCATCACATTTGTCTTTCTGCCAGTTTAAATTGAAATACCAATGTGCACTACATACCGTCAGATCTCCACTTTGTTTTTGTCTCACAACATCATACATAATGATCAGGTTGCCATTCAGACCATTTTTACTACAGTCATCACACTTTTTCTGCTGGTCACGAGTGGGGTAGAACTTCACCCATGACTAAGTTTGCAAAACAGAAGAAATGATTTCACTCCAAAATATTCACATATTCAAGCAAGAAGTTGCTTGTTTTCTGTCATCAATTTCCATTTTTATCACTCACATCTTTATCTGCTCTGATGGTTGTGACAGCATTGGACAAATCCTTAGTGTTCAGACCACCTTTGACCTCCAAGAATGAAATTCCTGTATTCTCATGGATGTGTACGTCTATCtaaccaaaataaaagtcatttattttttatttctttatctaTTTCCATTATGATGATCATCTATAAATCTTGATTTTGTTTTCATACCTTGAAGTCAGCCACCGGCTGCATCGGTTGTGCGTTGATGAGTAGCTCATATTTACCGAGGCGGCGCTTTAACAGTTCCTCGTAGGTCAACTCAAAGGTCACTTTACTAAAAGCAGCCACCGTCACTGAAGTTTTAAAGTCCTCTAAAGTCCTTCCAACAGCACTAAAGAAATAGAgagcattaaaattaaataatactgaaataaaaatctttttattgAACTCTTAGTTAATACTAAAGAAACAAATATCTTAACAATAACAGTTATCTACAAAACTAATAGCATTTGCCAGACacttttatcactgtatttataGTAGTAAAATGTTAGTTAATGGAAACCCATGACTTTTGGGTTGCTAGCACCATGCACTACTCTTTGAGCTATGGGAATAATCTTTTTATAATACAAAGTACCTGACCAGTCCAGCACTTTGTCCTTGAGATACTGCTTGATTGTATTGCTGCTGAGCTTCTTCTTTTCCCTTCACAACTCCATCATATATCTTCCCCTCTATGGTCctgaaaattattgttattattagctAAATAAAATCTGGAACTGATGTTATTAGACAGAATGGGGGGCAGTTAAAATTAATGtactacaatttattttttaaatagttaaatttaAATGAGATAAGTCTGGCTGTTCACATGAGAATAGTGTATGAGTTAAAGAGAAAGTTTAGTTTTACAGTCACTTGAACATTTAAATTCCTTGGATTTGGATAGTGTTTGTGTATTTACTTGCATTCTAAACTGGCTGATGAAGGCATCCTTGGGAATCTTGACCTCAAAATGGACCTCTTGAGACTGATTCAACAGGTTTGCCACACGACTTGTGATGACTGTAGTAGCGTAGCGGCTGGTGACCGTAGAGTTAATGTGGAAGCTGTAAATATCTATATCTTGTTTCTGTATTAAAGTGAACAAGTATCACCATCAGTATGTGCTCTTACGACAGAGTTTGTTCAGTGCATCCTTTGAAAACAAACAACCCCATAGTACATGTGGACTTTCTCCTCAAACATTATCagttatttacttggtattttgaGCCTACTTTTGCCATTAATAAcaaacagatatttttttaattttaacagagagattttaaaaataaaattaaatgacgGAAGATTTTGTTTTAAGACGACAGTATTCATTTGGTTTAGTTCAATTTTCCATTAACTGAAGATTTAAgacaactgagaaataaagtacATTTGTACTTTTTGTTTCTGACTGTTGATTTTACCTTGTTTTCAGCAGCCAAGTTGACACAGGTGAAGAGAAGGCCGAAGAGAGTTAGTTTCAGTGCAACTTTGTCCATGGTCATCTGTGAAGAGtcggggaagaaaaaaaaaaacaacaactagtgAAGCCAGTAGCTACAGTAGGCTATCAAAGGCAGGGCTCAGACACTTTCCAGTGCCCACTTTTAAAAATGTCCTTATATGGTAGTAGACCATACAAACATGTAAAACAAgggaatacaaaataaatacaacaaattgcataacaaatgaaatgtaatgttatttaataagtagaaaactttaaaataataataataattgatcgaaacagattcaaataaataaatgtgtaagaTAGAGGAAAGATGGCAGCTGCTTCTGTGGACATACTGTATGTTCAAAAGGTGACATTAATGTATAGGtaagcttttaaaaaaataataataaaaactggtgCAACTGCACAAactgaatgaatataataaaggaagtcttttattatgcattatttgtgCAACACCAGCCTGGAGTTATAAATAGTCGCACAAAGAAAGAGAAACTCTCTGGTTACTAACATATCCTcagattttactacaaataccatagttaaactatggttagtgtagcaaaatcATGgtaaatttgtggttaccatggtttacctaaccatggttttttggttttatttgtggtTAATCCACGGTTAATTTCCGTAAAGGAAGACtgggttgccaggtttttacaAGAAAAAACTTTTGGTTACTtgacgtaacctcggttccctcaACTAAGGGAACAAGCTATATGTGTATGggaaaaactctttttttttcagtctgctgaagcctgatttgttcatgtttgtgtagctgcacaaaccaatggaGGTTTGACCCGCGAGAAGGGGTGGGGCAGACCGCTATATAAGTTGGCCCGTAGCGGCATTTATCTGATCCTTCAACTGAAGTGACAGTCATCGATTCGCACAGCTTGTAGTGCTGCAAGTGACATTATGCTTGTTTCCTTATCCCAACACCAAAGCAAGGAGAATAAATTATAAGGGCTGCAAGTCAACTGAACTGAGTGACTCAAATGGGGGCCTTTTCAGGGCCCTCAGGACCATGGATAATTCCCAACATGGCACTGTCTGAGGGCAATGGAGGATTCAGTCTCCTCACCCCCTTCAGAAATTTAACAACCAAGTCGTTCCTGCCCATTGAGTGACCCACCTTGAGAAAATGATTTTCCACGATTGCTACTACAAGGAGGGAGCATTTGGTTTCCCTGACTCGCCTGATGACTTGGGTAAtcacaacccattctcactccaaaggcgtcaaaaaccgaagcatggtcaagcgcccctagcgtcacttttatgacgccaaatgtgcctctctgcgactactcacccaaactgtggaactgtcactgatagcaagtatcgcgatgtgtgctgaatgagacttcttgaacgtgatttcactgcgataaacatctcatgtcctcgtgttgAATTCTGatgccaaaagtttcccactgaaagcaatgaaggtcgtagtgcttcgatattcgacgccgagaggcacatttggcgtcataaaagtgacactaggggcgcttgaccatgcttcggtttttgacgccttgggagtgagaatgggttggttTTCAGGAGAAAATTAGTGTGATAAATGCTGAACTATGTAAAAGACAACCTGACTACACCAACATATCAAAAATCTAATGAGATGCGcgcttttttttaaaagagtttatttaatgacaaaatcaACATGAGAGGTCATGCACATGTTCCCATTTCTTCGGTTTCCACAACTTGTGAGTATTTGTTTTTAGTGTTGTTTCTTTTGAGTTTAGTATTTCCACtgcattttcaatgtttttttttttttttttgtatgaataaaaactgtcaaaaatgttttaatgaatttttctttctatttttttttttcttttttttttggtagctgcTGCATGAAGTGAAGATGCAGTTTGGGAAGGACCTTCATCTTAATCTAGAGACTGCTCTTCAAGTTCTGAACAGTTTACTTCAGCAaattgacacaaacacaaaaagtatgctcttttttttccttAACACTACCATTAGTTGCTTGGTTTGTTGAACGGTTACTGTAACAAATCTATTTATACCATGGTTTGTCTGAATATCTGATTCTAATCTGCTAAAAGATGTGCATTAAAAACTTTGATTCACAGGTAGTTCCagtcagtttaattacaattaaagtttaatgtgctgctgctgcaatgacataaatgcaaacaaaacacttgcacacAGAGATCGGAGATTAAAGTTATGTGAACTGAGACATTTTGCATataatttatagtccaaaatgcaatgctgttttacatttgattactttatttaaattctGTACTTAAAATCTAATGCAAAACCTACCTAAAATAAACCTTaaagtcagtttattttatttgtatcttgactctgttgtatttatttgtgctgttgcttttagttagaatattcttaatattttaatatagatatttttttttaaagtatagtttttccataaacatagcacatacaacggtaccgaaaccgtgactctacaaccgtgaaacaaaccgaacatTGAAAAGGTTGAACCGTTCCACCctaatatttacataatcattTGGCAGACAGATGCTTTCATTCGAAGCGACttacaatagataaaataaaaaaattaaaaagtaaaaaaaaaaaaaaaagggggtggaCAATTAAGCTTTAGAGTCAGAGCAGGAACCTTCAGGTAAAGTTTAAGCTATTAGCAAAACTAAAAATGCTAGCTATACTCTTAGaaaaatatatgtgcttttatgatttataaagtcatcagtagtaggactgtgatcatggggacatacaattgatggctgcataattaatatagattattgaaagtgcttatttttatattgcagagaaactcaatgtgcagagtgagagagagggggattcAGGGAAAGATGATAGAGACAGTAAATGCCTTGAcacttcatttgattattttgccgttcacagtctaaggattttgatttatttaagtaTAACCCAATTCAAATTCAACTGAAAGAGCCAAAGAGTTTAACAGTCTGGTGGACATATGCATTGGGTGGTGACTGCAGCAACAGAGGTGGCCTGGGGTGGAGTCAGATTCCCGGTctgatttactgtcccagtcTGCCACTGCTGTCGTTAATCACAAGATGTTGCTTACCTCATTTGACGTAGATTTGGTCGAAATCTTCCTCATTAAAAGGATTAGGTGAGTTCAAAAGTTTTTGTCCAAACTCAGGCTTAACAGAGGAATATACAAATCACTGTCACTCGCTGTATTTTTACTTAATTGTTCCTTGATCTCTCTcgattaattataaaaaaaaagcagtgtTTATGTTACAGCTGAGGTtatttgtctttctgtctatcgACTAGGCTTCCACATGTTACTGCGATTCTCTGATTCACTGGTCGTTTCTCACAGGATTTCAacaattgaagaaaaaaacatcttttaTACATAAAATGTGAGGTACGATCAGATAAAATACCAGTATTGACTACAGCTTGGTATTAGGGttgcaagaacaacaacaaaaaaatgtaatatagatgattaataattattaataatcgaTTATGAAATTTCGTTGAATATTCAGGCATGTTCTCTCTGCATTacttaaaataactgaaaaattCCTAACGTGGAAAACATACACAAAACtacttatgaaaaatatataaaatttgtaaAGCAAGGTAAATGTGCTGTTGTTGCACTCTAAAAAAACTAAGTTGTTTCAAAAGTAACAATTTAAgggttattaattaaaaaatgtcacaTATCACATAGTACCTTATGAGCTACCATAGCATTTGCACAACTACAAAAAATGACCAGTCACTGCAAATGCTGAATTTacctttaatattttgaaatagtggTATGGAAAAGTTCTGCAATACTTTTTATCATGATATGAATTTTAACATCAGTGTCACATTGGCTATTGTTCATGTGTTTGTACAAGGCAGACATTTCTGCAAATGTGTAacaaaatgcatttcttttgaaGATTGTAAAGAgtgtaattaacttttttgaaCATAAACGTCAAGTAAAATGGCTCAGATTTGAGATAGGCCACCTTATATTTAGGTCTATGTAGCAGTACAGAATGTAAACAAGCTTAGCAGTGTCATAATACAAGCACTGGCATAGTGCAATAATGCAGAAAAACAGTACCTAAATGAAATTTCATCATAATGTTTCATGACGCAAATATCATTGgcccatttcattttatttcaatatttctgaTTAATCTTAAGATAACTGTTGCATtcatgaaatacaaaaataatagatAATAAATTGAAAAACGATTTGC
The genomic region above belongs to Carassius gibelio isolate Cgi1373 ecotype wild population from Czech Republic chromosome A11, carGib1.2-hapl.c, whole genome shotgun sequence and contains:
- the LOC128022111 gene encoding inter-alpha-trypsin inhibitor heavy chain H3 isoform X1 codes for the protein MTMDKVALKLTLFGLLFTCVNLAAENKKQDIDIYSFHINSTVTSRYATTVITSRVANLLNQSQEVHFEVKIPKDAFISQFRMTIEGKIYDGVVKGKEEAQQQYNQAVSQGQSAGLVSAVGRTLEDFKTSVTVAAFSKVTFELTYEELLKRRLGKYELLINAQPMQPVADFKIDVHIHENTGISFLEVKGGLNTKDLSNAVTTIRADKDSWVKFYPTRDQQKKCDDCSKNGLNGNLIIMYDVVRQKQSGDLTLSNGYFVHYFAPTDIQRIPKNVVFIIDKSGSMSGKKIEQTRMAMLKILSDLDEDDHFGLITFSGHIETWKPELLKATEGNVEEAKMFVKRINSGGSTDINDAVLKAVDMINNYPQEGSASILILLTDGDPTTGETDPAKILENVKKAISGKFPLYSLGFGFDVNFEFLKKLSLENNGVGRRIYEDSDADLQLQGFYEEVAIPLLTDVQLNYQGVANLTQSTFSQYYNGSEIVVAGQITDNSLESFTTEVIALSKSTKMVYNSSVLTGDLSSDRPEHDNFIKRLWAFLTVKQLLEKMVLLKDLEKENAKKEALDLSLEYKFVTPITSMVVTKPQNEEMQVAHKPKEGEEEPNRHSSGSIKPSRRQKAMRKSKMLSGHVIHTSRIRAPNSPSYSLSKVMVGQRTSPQRPKLTSIESPTLKPLTTSPPSRSVRILKSSGSAHPLCYDVPLAQKVILQQNVLSEFSMNGELESVGGEGFSQIAIHYKTNHHLLLSTTEMIYNDGQKTVKFSWEQDLTHHERENVTLILRSNEMDVTMGNIRVVVLFHKKDGDIFLWPAIWQQPKDVSLMGILGEADISYEEIPGSQTPTLKLKDQEVKTSWVMVKDYRLASAPVVGCWLVPFQAVVQRELSDFTVTQL
- the LOC128022111 gene encoding inter-alpha-trypsin inhibitor heavy chain H3 isoform X2; protein product: MPSSASLECKTIEGKIYDGVVKGKEEAQQQYNQAVSQGQSAGLVSAVGRTLEDFKTSVTVAAFSKVTFELTYEELLKRRLGKYELLINAQPMQPVADFKIDVHIHENTGISFLEVKGGLNTKDLSNAVTTIRADKDSWVKFYPTRDQQKKCDDCSKNGLNGNLIIMYDVVRQKQSGDLTLSNGYFVHYFAPTDIQRIPKNVVFIIDKSGSMSGKKIEQTRMAMLKILSDLDEDDHFGLITFSGHIETWKPELLKATEGNVEEAKMFVKRINSGGSTDINDAVLKAVDMINNYPQEGSASILILLTDGDPTTGETDPAKILENVKKAISGKFPLYSLGFGFDVNFEFLKKLSLENNGVGRRIYEDSDADLQLQGFYEEVAIPLLTDVQLNYQGVANLTQSTFSQYYNGSEIVVAGQITDNSLESFTTEVIALSKSTKMVYNSSVLTGDLSSDRPEHDNFIKRLWAFLTVKQLLEKMVLLKDLEKENAKKEALDLSLEYKFVTPITSMVVTKPQNEEMQVAHKPKEGEEEPNRHSSGSIKPSRRQKAMRKSKMLSGHVIHTSRIRAPNSPSYSLSKVMVGQRTSPQRPKLTSIESPTLKPLTTSPPSRSVRILKSSGSAHPLCYDVPLAQKVILQQNVLSEFSMNGELESVGGEGFSQIAIHYKTNHHLLLSTTEMIYNDGQKTVKFSWEQDLTHHERENVTLILRSNEMDVTMGNIRVVVLFHKKDGDIFLWPAIWQQPKDVSLMGILGEADISYEEIPGSQTPTLKLKDQEVKTSWVMVKDYRLASAPVVGCWLVPFQAVVQRELSDFTVTQL